The following are encoded together in the Micromonospora lupini genome:
- a CDS encoding SDR family NAD(P)-dependent oxidoreductase → MTLDPTTAERRALITGATAGIGAAFSRRLAADGWHLVLVARDAARLSEMAAELGPRHGRAVETLSADLSTDDGCAAVEQRLTSDSPVHLLVNNAGISLNKPFLHSTAEDEARLLRLNVHAVMRLTLAALRPMAERRDGAVINVSSVAGFGAVMPGSTYSASKAWVTNFSDSVGQSARPFGVRVMALCPGYTRTEFHERAGINMSKTPEWLWLRAEDVVDEALRDLRKGKLVSIPAWKYKVAVAGLRHAPIRLLQAVARDTRSRIGRDER, encoded by the coding sequence GTGACGCTCGATCCCACGACTGCCGAGCGACGGGCCCTGATCACCGGCGCCACCGCAGGCATCGGAGCGGCGTTCTCCCGACGCCTGGCGGCCGACGGCTGGCACCTGGTGCTGGTCGCCCGGGACGCTGCTCGACTGAGTGAGATGGCCGCGGAGTTGGGCCCCCGGCACGGTCGGGCCGTCGAGACCCTGTCGGCGGACCTGTCCACCGACGACGGCTGCGCCGCCGTCGAGCAGCGGCTGACGTCCGACAGCCCCGTCCACCTGCTCGTCAACAACGCCGGCATCAGCCTGAACAAGCCGTTCCTGCACTCCACAGCGGAGGACGAGGCGCGGCTGCTCCGGCTCAACGTGCACGCCGTCATGCGACTGACCCTGGCCGCGCTGCGACCGATGGCCGAACGGCGCGACGGGGCAGTGATAAATGTCTCTTCGGTTGCGGGGTTTGGCGCGGTGATGCCCGGATCGACCTACTCGGCCAGCAAGGCGTGGGTCACCAATTTCAGCGACTCCGTAGGCCAGTCGGCACGTCCATTCGGTGTCCGGGTGATGGCTCTCTGTCCCGGCTACACCCGTACCGAATTCCACGAACGGGCCGGCATCAACATGTCGAAGACGCCGGAGTGGCTGTGGCTGCGGGCCGAGGATGTCGTCGACGAAGCCCTTCGTGACCTGCGAAAAGGCAAGTTGGTAAGCATCCCGGCATGGAAGTACAAGGTGGCGGTCGCCGGTCTGCGACACGCGCCGATCCGACTGCTCCAGGCAGTCGCCCGCGACACCCGCAGCCGGATCGGTCGCGACGAACGCTGA
- the clpB gene encoding ATP-dependent chaperone ClpB: protein MNTERLTTKSRETITGAVALANKRGHATVEPWHLLLSLLDTDGSTAAGLLRAVGADPAELRRAAQRAVDALPAARGSSIAEPTLAREFVNAIAAAEQIARPLGDEYTSTEHLLAGLARVGGAVSAALKSAGATEEALVAAFPTVRGGDRRVTTADPEQTYQALTKYGVDLTASARDGKIDPVIGRDSEIRRVIQVLSRRTKNNPVLIGEPGVGKTAIVEGLAQRIVAGDVPESLRDKKLVSLDLGAMVAGAQYRGQFEERLKSVLEEIKNSNGQVITFLDELHTVVGAGKGEGSMDAGNMLKPMLARGELRMVGATTLDEYREHIEKDPALERRFQPVLVGEPTIEDTIGILRGLKERYEVHHGVRITDAALVAAATLSDRYITDRFLPDKAIDLVDESASRLRMEIDSRPVEVDEIERAVRRLEIEEMALAKEPDAASAERLARLRQELADKREQLTVLSERWQTEKSHITKLSTAKEELERLGGEAERAERDGELERAAELRYGRIPALNVELKQAEEELAQLQADGAMLKEEVGADDIAAVVASWTGIPAGRLLEGETAKLLRMEESLGGRVIGQAEAVGAVSDAVRRARAGVADPDRPTGSFLFLGPTGVGKTELAKALAEFLFDDERAMVRIDMSEYGEKHSVARLVGAPPGYVGYEEGGQLTEAVRRRPYSVILLDEVEKAHPDVFDVLLQVLDDGRLTDGQGRTVDFRNAILILTSNLGSSVISDLTLAEEQRREGVLAVVRSHFKPEFLNRLDDIVVFASLRGDDLGAIVDIQLDRMRNRLADRRLALDVTESARQWLAEHGYDPIYGARPLRRLVQTAIGDQLAKALLSGAIRDGNTVKVDQTPGTSSLTVTPA, encoded by the coding sequence ATGAACACGGAAAGACTCACCACCAAGAGCCGCGAGACCATCACCGGCGCAGTCGCGCTTGCCAACAAGCGTGGCCACGCCACAGTCGAGCCCTGGCACCTGCTGCTGTCCCTGCTGGACACCGACGGCTCGACCGCCGCCGGCCTGCTGCGCGCCGTCGGGGCCGACCCCGCCGAGCTGCGCCGGGCCGCCCAGCGGGCGGTCGACGCCCTGCCGGCCGCGCGGGGCTCCAGCATCGCCGAGCCCACCCTGGCTCGGGAGTTCGTCAACGCCATCGCCGCGGCCGAGCAGATCGCCCGGCCGCTGGGCGACGAGTACACCTCCACCGAGCACCTGCTCGCCGGCCTGGCCCGGGTGGGCGGCGCGGTGTCCGCCGCGCTGAAGTCGGCAGGCGCCACCGAGGAGGCCCTGGTCGCCGCCTTCCCGACCGTTCGCGGCGGGGACCGGCGGGTCACCACAGCCGACCCGGAGCAGACCTACCAGGCCCTCACGAAGTACGGCGTGGACCTGACCGCAAGCGCCCGTGACGGCAAGATCGACCCGGTGATCGGCCGGGACTCGGAGATCCGCCGGGTCATCCAGGTGCTCTCCCGACGTACGAAGAACAACCCCGTCCTGATCGGTGAGCCCGGTGTCGGCAAGACCGCAATCGTCGAGGGCCTCGCCCAGCGGATCGTGGCCGGCGACGTCCCCGAGTCGCTGCGCGACAAGAAGCTGGTCTCGCTTGACCTCGGCGCGATGGTCGCCGGCGCCCAGTACCGGGGTCAGTTCGAGGAGCGGCTGAAGTCCGTGCTGGAGGAGATCAAGAACTCCAACGGGCAGGTCATCACGTTCCTCGACGAGTTGCACACGGTCGTCGGCGCCGGCAAGGGCGAGGGCTCGATGGACGCCGGCAACATGCTCAAGCCGATGCTGGCCCGCGGTGAGCTGCGGATGGTCGGCGCGACCACGCTTGACGAGTACCGCGAGCACATCGAGAAGGACCCGGCGCTGGAACGGCGTTTCCAGCCGGTGCTTGTCGGTGAGCCGACGATCGAGGACACCATCGGCATCCTGCGCGGGCTCAAGGAGCGCTACGAGGTGCACCACGGCGTCCGGATCACCGACGCCGCGCTTGTCGCCGCCGCGACGCTCTCCGACAGGTACATCACCGACCGGTTCCTGCCGGACAAGGCGATCGACCTGGTCGACGAGTCCGCGTCCCGGCTGCGGATGGAGATCGACTCCCGGCCGGTCGAGGTGGACGAGATCGAGCGGGCGGTCCGCCGGCTGGAGATCGAGGAGATGGCGCTGGCCAAGGAGCCGGACGCCGCGTCCGCCGAACGGTTGGCGCGGCTGCGCCAGGAGTTGGCCGACAAGCGCGAGCAGCTCACCGTGCTCTCCGAGCGCTGGCAGACCGAGAAGAGCCACATCACCAAGCTCTCCACCGCCAAGGAGGAGTTGGAGCGCCTGGGCGGCGAGGCCGAGCGGGCCGAGCGGGACGGGGAGCTGGAGCGTGCCGCCGAGCTGCGCTACGGCCGCATCCCGGCGCTCAACGTCGAGCTGAAGCAGGCCGAGGAGGAGCTGGCCCAGCTCCAGGCCGACGGCGCGATGCTCAAGGAGGAGGTCGGCGCGGACGACATCGCCGCGGTGGTCGCCTCGTGGACCGGCATCCCGGCCGGTCGCCTGCTCGAAGGCGAGACGGCCAAGCTGCTGCGGATGGAGGAGTCGCTGGGCGGCCGGGTGATCGGCCAGGCCGAGGCCGTGGGCGCGGTCTCCGACGCCGTACGCCGGGCACGGGCCGGTGTCGCCGACCCGGACCGACCGACGGGCAGCTTCCTCTTCCTCGGCCCGACAGGTGTCGGCAAGACGGAGCTGGCCAAGGCGCTCGCCGAGTTCCTCTTCGACGACGAGCGGGCGATGGTCCGCATCGACATGAGCGAGTACGGCGAGAAGCACTCGGTGGCCCGGCTGGTAGGCGCCCCGCCCGGGTACGTCGGCTACGAGGAGGGCGGGCAGCTCACCGAGGCGGTGCGCCGCCGGCCGTACTCGGTGATCCTGCTGGACGAGGTGGAGAAGGCCCACCCGGACGTCTTCGACGTGCTGCTCCAGGTGCTCGACGACGGTCGGCTCACCGACGGTCAGGGCCGCACGGTGGACTTCCGCAACGCGATCCTGATCCTCACCTCCAACCTCGGGTCGTCGGTGATCAGTGACCTGACGTTGGCCGAGGAGCAGCGCCGGGAGGGCGTCCTCGCCGTGGTCCGGTCGCACTTCAAGCCGGAGTTCCTCAACCGGCTGGACGACATCGTGGTCTTCGCCTCGCTGCGCGGCGACGACCTGGGCGCCATCGTCGACATCCAGCTCGACCGGATGCGAAACCGTCTTGCGGACCGCCGATTGGCACTTGACGTCACCGAGTCCGCCCGTCAGTGGCTGGCCGAGCACGGCTACGACCCGATCTACGGCGCCCGCCCACTCCGCCGCCTCGTCCAGACGGCAATCGGCGACCAGCTCGCGAAGGCTCTGCTGTCTGGCGCAATCCGAGACGGCAACACGGTAAAGGTAGACCAAACCCCGGGCACGAGTTCCCTGACGGTAACCCCGGCCTGA
- a CDS encoding LPXTG cell wall anchor domain-containing protein, translating into MLTHSTRRWLAGLGVAGAFIATSASPALAEGDPFKIIAQDILTTPDHGGFAYIYTEPNDFDKPHQFGHTTLDFDFSGISDFATLEMPGEGWEWACETSGQVVHCETDFAEDDTPWLGIQVFGKPNATPGQTGQLKLAMTSGGKTVKGASTVTVAESVDLQTVPEASVSGAPGTKVNMPTSVRNGSETVSQGAVLLVNGDYLVSYVGDYSNCQVIDGLGALCTFDEELKPGKSYQLSDKLPFQLDKDLRTNADLLTTGVWWTKDDWEIVSSDWPQDGEPGKGDKLRLVEQPEAKSLAKQTDPDQMNNYTEISVKVTGDNPADLGVKGATASGKKGDVVQVRTSVTNLGPALLEYQGRPAFRVKVPEGTTAVEVSSECQPYTSDEEWDQWNGNWGEPGAKEYGCQITESPKGFENWYEFSLRIDKVVPDASGAITAKLAGDPNKSNDTAKIVINPASAGGGNGAGQGGGDGGALPITGQSTGLIAGLGALLLTAGVGGYLVAKRRRTRFVA; encoded by the coding sequence ATGCTCACCCACTCCACCCGGCGTTGGCTCGCCGGACTGGGCGTAGCAGGCGCGTTCATCGCCACCTCCGCCAGCCCGGCCCTCGCCGAAGGTGACCCCTTCAAGATCATTGCTCAGGACATCCTGACCACGCCGGATCACGGCGGCTTCGCGTACATCTACACCGAGCCGAACGACTTCGACAAGCCACACCAGTTCGGCCACACCACGCTCGACTTCGACTTCTCCGGCATCTCCGACTTCGCCACTCTGGAGATGCCGGGTGAGGGCTGGGAATGGGCGTGCGAGACCTCGGGCCAGGTCGTGCACTGCGAGACCGATTTCGCCGAGGACGACACGCCTTGGCTCGGCATCCAGGTCTTTGGCAAGCCCAACGCCACGCCGGGCCAGACCGGTCAGCTGAAGCTCGCGATGACCTCCGGCGGAAAGACGGTCAAGGGGGCTTCAACCGTCACCGTCGCGGAGAGCGTCGACCTTCAGACCGTTCCGGAGGCCAGCGTCAGCGGCGCGCCCGGCACCAAGGTGAACATGCCGACGTCGGTTCGCAACGGCAGCGAGACGGTCAGCCAGGGCGCGGTACTCCTGGTGAACGGCGACTACCTCGTCAGCTACGTGGGCGACTACTCGAACTGCCAAGTGATCGACGGCTTGGGGGCGCTCTGCACCTTCGATGAGGAGCTGAAGCCGGGCAAGAGCTACCAGCTCTCCGACAAGCTGCCCTTCCAGCTCGACAAGGACCTCCGGACCAACGCCGACCTGCTGACGACGGGCGTCTGGTGGACCAAGGACGATTGGGAGATCGTCAGCAGCGACTGGCCACAGGATGGCGAGCCGGGCAAGGGCGACAAGTTGCGCCTCGTGGAGCAGCCCGAGGCCAAGTCGCTGGCGAAGCAGACCGACCCGGACCAGATGAACAACTACACCGAGATCTCGGTGAAGGTGACCGGCGACAACCCGGCCGATCTCGGCGTCAAGGGGGCGACGGCCAGCGGCAAGAAGGGTGACGTGGTCCAGGTACGGACGTCCGTGACGAACCTCGGCCCCGCCCTGCTCGAGTACCAGGGGCGTCCGGCGTTCCGGGTCAAGGTTCCCGAAGGCACCACGGCGGTAGAGGTTTCCAGCGAATGCCAGCCCTACACCTCGGACGAGGAGTGGGACCAGTGGAACGGCAACTGGGGCGAGCCGGGCGCAAAGGAGTACGGCTGCCAGATCACCGAGAGCCCCAAGGGTTTCGAGAACTGGTACGAGTTCAGTCTCCGCATCGACAAGGTCGTCCCGGACGCCTCGGGTGCCATCACCGCCAAGCTGGCCGGTGACCCGAACAAGAGCAACGACACCGCCAAGATCGTGATCAACCCGGCCTCCGCTGGCGGCGGCAACGGCGCTGGCCAGGGTGGCGGTGACGGTGGCGCGCTGCCGATCACCGGTCAGTCCACCGGCCTGATCGCCGGCCTCGGCGCTCTGCTGCTCACCGCGGGCGTTGGCGGCTACCTGGTGGCCAAGCGCCGCCGGACCCGCTTCGTCGCCTGA
- the pyrE gene encoding orotate phosphoribosyltransferase produces the protein MGDHDDLRKFITDLAVVHGRVVLSSGREADWYVDLRRVTLHHQAAPLVGRALLDLTADWEYEAVGGLTLGADPVALSMLHAAAPTGRALDAFVVRKAGKAHGLQRRIEGPEVAGRRVLAVEDTSTTGGSVLTAVEALREAGAEVVGVAVIVDRGAGDAVRAAGLPYRAAYTLADLGLVA, from the coding sequence ATGGGGGACCACGACGACCTGCGTAAATTCATTACCGACCTGGCTGTGGTCCACGGACGGGTCGTGCTCTCCTCGGGGCGCGAGGCAGACTGGTACGTCGATTTGCGACGTGTCACGCTCCATCACCAGGCCGCTCCGTTGGTCGGTCGAGCGCTGCTCGATCTCACCGCCGACTGGGAGTACGAGGCCGTCGGTGGGCTCACCCTGGGCGCGGACCCTGTCGCGCTCTCGATGCTGCACGCCGCCGCTCCGACCGGCCGGGCCCTGGACGCCTTTGTGGTGCGAAAGGCGGGCAAGGCGCACGGTCTGCAGCGACGGATCGAGGGACCGGAGGTGGCCGGCCGCCGCGTGTTGGCGGTGGAGGACACGTCCACAACGGGCGGAAGTGTGTTGACAGCTGTCGAGGCGCTTCGTGAGGCCGGAGCCGAAGTCGTGGGCGTGGCGGTTATTGTTGATCGAGGCGCCGGCGACGCGGTGCGAGCCGCCGGATTGCCGTACAGGGCGGCCTATACGTTGGCTGACCTCGGCCTTGTGGCGTAA
- a CDS encoding DUF4178 domain-containing protein: protein MDGALAYLVTAFVVLIVLVLVLVVRTRRRAAARPTGVPPAAGPTRDGAHRLASGDRVRIGQREYVVSGTIRLVEGDWSWVQHLLDDASGTPHRLSVEGDGDPELELVLWTAEPGATVTPGAPTIDLGGLRYTWAETGQARYTATGETGLPPAGTMRYHDYQSGGNARLSFEAYGEEGWRVARGDLLDPADLAIRPTGDGR, encoded by the coding sequence GTGGACGGGGCGCTGGCGTACCTGGTGACGGCGTTTGTCGTACTCATCGTGCTCGTGCTCGTGCTCGTCGTGCGGACCCGCCGGCGGGCCGCGGCCCGGCCCACCGGCGTGCCGCCGGCCGCCGGGCCCACCCGCGACGGCGCCCACCGACTGGCGTCGGGTGATCGCGTGCGGATCGGCCAGCGGGAGTACGTCGTGAGCGGCACCATCCGCCTGGTCGAGGGGGACTGGAGCTGGGTGCAGCACCTCCTCGACGACGCCTCCGGCACGCCACACCGGCTCTCCGTCGAGGGCGACGGCGACCCCGAGCTGGAGTTGGTGCTCTGGACCGCCGAGCCAGGCGCGACGGTCACCCCCGGCGCCCCGACCATCGATCTCGGCGGGCTGCGGTACACCTGGGCCGAGACCGGGCAGGCGCGCTACACCGCCACCGGCGAGACCGGCCTGCCGCCGGCCGGGACGATGCGCTACCACGACTACCAGTCGGGTGGGAACGCCCGGCTCTCCTTCGAGGCGTACGGCGAAGAGGGTTGGCGGGTCGCCCGCGGTGACCTGCTCGACCCCGCCGACCTGGCGATCCGACCCACCGGCGACGGGCGCTGA
- a CDS encoding DedA family protein has protein sequence MAVDTAEKTRALTESVALNPLDPKDLLQTFGLVGVWVILFAETGLLVGFFFPGDSLLFLAGVAASPVADAIFGDGTRLTLAGLLIGGPICAILGAQLGHWLGARYGRRMFERPNSRLFKKEYVEKAEYYFQKFGPAKAVVLARFIPIVRTFLNPVAGALGMPARQFLMWNIVGAVLWVDGILLIGYLLADRIYKAIGDKIDHYILPVVALIILISVLPIFFEFLRDRRARKRGEAVAVVAAASAAGAVEAVREKFDHDEHPHDRRGHGQER, from the coding sequence GTGGCCGTGGACACAGCTGAGAAGACCCGCGCTCTCACGGAGAGCGTCGCCCTGAACCCGCTCGATCCCAAGGACCTGTTGCAGACCTTCGGGCTGGTGGGTGTGTGGGTGATCCTCTTCGCCGAGACCGGCCTGTTGGTGGGCTTCTTCTTTCCCGGTGACTCGCTGCTGTTCCTCGCCGGCGTGGCCGCCTCGCCGGTGGCGGACGCCATCTTCGGTGACGGCACCCGGCTCACCCTGGCCGGCCTGCTGATCGGCGGGCCGATCTGCGCGATCCTCGGCGCCCAGCTGGGCCACTGGCTCGGCGCGCGGTACGGCCGGAGGATGTTCGAGCGGCCCAACTCGCGGCTCTTCAAGAAGGAGTACGTCGAGAAGGCCGAGTACTACTTCCAGAAGTTCGGCCCGGCGAAGGCCGTGGTGCTGGCGCGCTTCATCCCGATCGTGCGGACGTTCCTCAACCCGGTCGCCGGGGCGCTGGGCATGCCGGCGCGGCAGTTCCTGATGTGGAACATCGTCGGCGCGGTGCTCTGGGTCGACGGCATCCTGCTGATCGGCTACCTGCTGGCCGACCGGATCTACAAGGCCATCGGCGACAAGATCGACCACTACATCCTGCCGGTGGTCGCCCTGATCATCCTGATCTCGGTGCTGCCGATCTTCTTCGAGTTCCTGCGGGACCGGCGGGCGCGCAAGCGCGGCGAGGCGGTCGCCGTGGTCGCGGCGGCCAGCGCCGCGGGCGCGGTCGAGGCGGTACGCGAGAAGTTCGACCACGACGAGCACCCGCACGACCGGCGGGGGCACGGCCAGGAGCGCTGA
- a CDS encoding epoxide hydrolase family protein: protein MTGTAIRPFRVEIPQTALDDLAARLGRTSWPAELPGAGDAYGMSAYRVRGLVDRWRDGFDWRTVEARLNAHPQFVTEIDGEQIHFLHVRSSRPDATTLVLTHGWPGSVLEYLDVVGSLTAPSDPTTPAFHLVIPSLPGFGFSGPTRSAGWNRFRTARAWAELMNRLGYDSYGAIGNDAGSMVAPELGRIDAGHVLGVHVTQLFSFPSGDPAEFAGLTDADQAALGHLQWFYENKFSFNQVHSQQPQTLAYGLADSPIGLLAWNAQLFDESLDDDFVLANVALYWFTGTAASAIRFYWEDAHAGEQPSEPTTAPTALAMFPGDFQSIRRFAERDHANIVRWTAYETDVEGRGDVGGHYAAHQATDVLVGDIREFFASLR, encoded by the coding sequence ATGACCGGCACCGCGATCCGTCCGTTCCGCGTCGAGATCCCGCAGACCGCCCTCGACGACCTGGCCGCCCGCCTCGGTCGCACGAGCTGGCCCGCCGAGCTGCCCGGCGCCGGCGACGCGTACGGCATGAGCGCCTACCGGGTGCGCGGGCTCGTCGACAGGTGGCGGGACGGGTTCGACTGGCGGACCGTCGAGGCCCGGCTGAACGCCCACCCGCAGTTCGTCACGGAGATCGACGGCGAGCAGATCCACTTCCTGCACGTCCGGTCGTCCCGGCCGGACGCCACAACCCTGGTGCTCACCCACGGCTGGCCGGGTTCGGTGCTGGAATACCTGGACGTCGTCGGGTCGCTCACCGCGCCGAGCGACCCGACGACGCCGGCCTTCCACCTGGTCATCCCGTCGCTGCCGGGCTTCGGGTTCTCCGGCCCCACCCGCAGCGCCGGCTGGAACCGCTTCCGCACGGCCCGCGCCTGGGCCGAGCTGATGAACCGCCTGGGGTACGACAGCTACGGCGCCATCGGCAACGACGCCGGCTCGATGGTCGCGCCGGAGCTGGGCCGTATCGACGCGGGGCACGTCCTCGGCGTGCACGTCACCCAGCTCTTCTCGTTCCCGTCCGGCGACCCGGCCGAGTTCGCCGGGCTGACCGACGCGGACCAGGCGGCGCTGGGGCACCTCCAGTGGTTCTACGAGAACAAGTTCTCCTTCAACCAGGTGCACAGCCAGCAACCGCAGACCCTGGCGTACGGCCTGGCCGACTCGCCGATCGGGCTGCTGGCCTGGAACGCCCAACTCTTCGACGAGAGCCTCGACGACGACTTCGTCCTGGCCAACGTCGCCCTCTACTGGTTCACCGGCACCGCCGCCTCGGCGATCCGGTTCTACTGGGAGGACGCGCACGCGGGCGAGCAGCCGTCCGAGCCGACCACGGCACCGACCGCGCTGGCCATGTTCCCCGGCGACTTCCAGTCCATCCGCCGCTTCGCCGAGCGGGACCACGCGAACATCGTCCGCTGGACGGCGTACGAGACGGACGTCGAGGGACGCGGCGACGTCGGCGGCCACTACGCCGCCCACCAGGCCACCGACGTCCTGGTCGGAGACATCCGCGAGTTCTTCGCCAGCCTCCGCTGA
- a CDS encoding LPXTG cell wall anchor domain-containing protein — translation MLTHTSRRWLAGLGVAGALVAASASPAIAAAKEAPLELGVYFNDTTLAAGSEGKIDSPLLFASEPVVVQGLTVTYDYTDLDGTLQVKRDGEGTDCESPKAGVLVCTDPFEIGLEEWAYGGLFGVVMTPTAKAADGDTGVLKVTVSAEGLKSASHSAKIRIGEGVDLAAPGEEAIVSAAPGGKFSAPLTLSNAGETAAKGAVAVFDLDYAIRPDKQYSNCTYEDGRLLTCTFSEVTAAGETRSAALPYVLGKDTYAPGSDYGYYNWMTVSEFEDFSAYLQAGGYSMGQPGKGSVLALPTVPSKAAARGFQADTDPMNNWSGMTVKVTGKNGADLVAIGDKLTGKAGDVVTATVGVRNDGPAALDFGRGGSPVTKIDITVPAGTTAVEVPEVCAPLNGDQQDWENAGKPGAKLYRCYPDIFIGVGEEQVVEVGLRIDKVIPNAEGTVTINAKCECEGFTEDLKPANDSAKILVNAAGGQGGGDGGALPITGQSTGLIAGLGALLLAAGVGGYLVAKRRRTRFVA, via the coding sequence ATGCTCACTCACACCTCGCGGCGCTGGCTCGCCGGACTGGGCGTAGCAGGCGCGCTCGTCGCCGCATCCGCCAGCCCGGCCATCGCCGCCGCCAAGGAAGCTCCCCTCGAACTGGGCGTGTATTTCAACGACACCACGCTCGCCGCCGGCTCCGAGGGCAAGATCGACTCTCCCCTTCTGTTCGCCTCCGAGCCGGTGGTCGTCCAGGGCCTCACGGTCACGTACGACTACACCGATCTCGACGGCACTCTGCAGGTCAAGCGCGACGGCGAAGGCACGGATTGCGAGTCGCCGAAGGCCGGCGTTCTGGTCTGCACGGACCCGTTCGAAATCGGCCTCGAGGAGTGGGCCTACGGCGGCCTCTTCGGCGTGGTCATGACGCCGACCGCGAAGGCTGCCGACGGCGACACCGGCGTCCTCAAGGTCACGGTCAGCGCTGAGGGGCTCAAGTCGGCGAGCCACTCCGCGAAGATCCGGATCGGCGAGGGCGTCGACCTGGCCGCCCCGGGCGAGGAGGCCATCGTGTCGGCCGCCCCCGGCGGCAAGTTCAGCGCTCCGCTCACGCTGAGCAACGCCGGTGAGACCGCGGCGAAGGGCGCCGTGGCGGTCTTCGACCTGGACTACGCGATCCGCCCGGACAAGCAGTACAGCAACTGCACGTACGAGGACGGCCGCCTGCTGACCTGCACCTTCTCCGAAGTGACCGCGGCAGGTGAGACCCGCTCCGCAGCACTGCCCTACGTGCTCGGCAAGGACACCTACGCGCCGGGTAGCGACTACGGCTACTACAACTGGATGACCGTCTCGGAGTTCGAGGACTTCTCCGCGTACCTGCAGGCGGGGGGCTACTCGATGGGGCAGCCGGGCAAGGGTTCGGTGCTGGCCCTTCCGACCGTTCCGTCCAAGGCAGCGGCGCGCGGTTTCCAGGCCGACACCGACCCGATGAACAACTGGTCCGGCATGACCGTCAAGGTCACCGGCAAGAACGGCGCGGACCTGGTGGCGATCGGCGACAAGCTGACCGGCAAGGCAGGCGACGTGGTCACCGCGACCGTCGGCGTTCGTAACGACGGTCCGGCCGCACTCGACTTCGGCCGTGGGGGCTCGCCGGTCACGAAGATTGACATCACGGTTCCGGCTGGCACCACCGCGGTCGAGGTGCCCGAGGTCTGCGCGCCGCTTAACGGCGACCAGCAGGACTGGGAGAACGCCGGCAAGCCGGGAGCGAAGCTCTACCGGTGCTACCCGGACATCTTCATCGGCGTCGGTGAGGAGCAGGTGGTCGAGGTCGGCCTCCGGATCGACAAGGTGATCCCGAACGCCGAGGGCACTGTCACCATCAACGCCAAGTGCGAGTGCGAGGGCTTCACCGAGGACCTGAAGCCGGCCAACGACTCCGCCAAGATCCTGGTGAACGCCGCTGGTGGCCAGGGTGGCGGTGACGGTGGCGCGCTGCCGATCACCGGTCAGTCGACCGGCCTGATCGCCGGTCTCGGCGCTCTGCTGCTCGCCGCGGGCGTTGGCGGCTACCTGGTGGCCAAGCGGCGCCGGACCCGCTTCGTCGCCTGA
- a CDS encoding ArsR/SmtB family transcription factor: MPQISPLAGEPIERADAERLAGVLKALADPARLRLLSLIQSAPEGEACVCDLTAPLGLSQPTVSHHLRILTEAGLLEREKRGVWAYYRLVPSAIATIADLLTPPRKRATKKAR; the protein is encoded by the coding sequence ATGCCTCAGATCTCGCCGCTTGCCGGTGAGCCGATCGAACGTGCCGATGCCGAGCGTCTCGCGGGGGTCCTCAAGGCCCTTGCGGATCCCGCCCGGTTGCGGCTGCTCAGCCTGATCCAGTCGGCCCCCGAGGGCGAGGCGTGCGTCTGTGACCTGACCGCACCCCTCGGCCTCTCTCAGCCGACGGTCAGTCACCACCTGCGCATCCTCACCGAGGCCGGCTTGCTGGAGCGGGAGAAGCGCGGTGTCTGGGCGTACTACCGGCTGGTCCCGAGTGCGATCGCGACGATCGCCGACCTGCTGACCCCGCCGCGTAAGCGGGCCACCAAGAAGGCCCGCTGA
- a CDS encoding TetR/AcrR family transcriptional regulator has translation MATSPRPLAGRRAQAARNDEVILEAARAVFLDDPKAPIAAVADRAGVGISALYRRYAGKEALLRQLCHDGLRRYIAVAEEALAEPDDWAAFAGFLAGVVDADVHSLTVHLAGTFAPTEEMGRDALRAGELATALVERAHATGRLRADVVVQDLGLVLEGCAAVRVPDPERTRELRRRQLAVLLGGLSTAPDSDPLPGPPPAAGEFDWRWRVRE, from the coding sequence ATGGCAACGTCCCCCAGGCCCCTGGCCGGCCGCCGCGCCCAGGCCGCCCGCAACGACGAGGTGATCCTCGAAGCCGCCCGCGCGGTCTTCCTCGACGATCCGAAGGCCCCGATCGCCGCCGTCGCCGACCGCGCGGGCGTCGGCATCAGCGCGCTCTATCGGCGGTACGCGGGCAAGGAGGCCCTGCTGCGCCAGCTCTGCCACGACGGGTTGCGCCGGTACATCGCCGTGGCCGAGGAGGCGCTCGCCGAGCCGGACGACTGGGCCGCGTTCGCCGGGTTCCTGGCCGGGGTGGTCGACGCCGACGTGCACTCGCTCACCGTCCACCTGGCCGGCACCTTCGCCCCGACCGAGGAGATGGGCCGGGACGCGCTGCGCGCCGGCGAGCTGGCCACCGCGCTCGTCGAACGGGCGCACGCCACTGGGCGGTTGCGCGCGGACGTGGTCGTCCAGGATCTGGGGCTGGTCCTGGAGGGGTGCGCGGCGGTGCGGGTGCCCGATCCGGAGCGGACCCGCGAGCTGCGCCGCCGGCAGCTCGCCGTGCTGCTCGGGGGTCTGTCGACAGCCCCGGACTCCGACCCGCTGCCCGGCCCACCCCCGGCGGCCGGGGAGTTCGACTGGCGGTGGCGCGTGCGCGAGTGA